From one Humulus lupulus chromosome 8, drHumLupu1.1, whole genome shotgun sequence genomic stretch:
- the LOC133797304 gene encoding uncharacterized protein LOC133797304, whose protein sequence is MYRWSLHSPCSVLALTFFYTIVILLQFFVCLMILIATHFLVFCFNDRMPNVVVSQEEFRRFHTIDRELYSLLVFNLFRDPAESMRVMGLWLWLEQKGFHSIIKRMLPLPHFLINELADEAVTCLTFLTTPETLLASLDISISDAPLIQCLMKKDITFQFFNDNRQNAAHELTKIINDVCVRAFTDIMHQALLLESSSQNHNMVLPTMSSFHSNFGRGGLHFGGGSGGGGGVGGGSSSSSGGGTPELNGPSSAPAVVHPDDRTMFVTFSKGYPVYEWEVREFFTRTYGDCIESLHMQEVQPNEQSLFARIVFHSAPTIDVILNGHSKAKFTINGKHVWMRKFVPKRTKSQLLPPLPNLPASLLD, encoded by the coding sequence ATGTACAGGTGGTCTCTGCATAGTCCATGTTCAGTGCTGGCTTTAACTTTCTTTTACACTATTGTGATTTTGCTTCAATTCTTTGTATGTTTAATGATTTTGATTGCTACCCATTTTCTTGTTTTTTGTTTCAACGATAGGATGCCTAATGTGGTGGTGTCCCAAGAGGAGTTCAGGAGGTTCCATACCATAGACCGAGAGCTGTACAGCCTTTTGGTGTTCAACCTCTTTCGGGACCCGGCCGAGTCAATGCGAGTGATGGGGCTGTGGCTATGGCTAGAGCAAAAGGGGTTCCACAGCATAATCAAAAGAATGTTACCCCTGCCGCACTTTCTGATAAACGAGCTCGCTGACGAGGCCGTGACTTGCCTCACGTTTCTCACCACACCCGAGACCCTTTTGGCTTCACTCGACATCAGTATCAGCGACGCCCCACTCATACAATGCCTCATGAAAAAAGACATCACATTCCAATTCTTCAACGACAATCGCCAAAACGCAGCACATGAGCTGACCAAGATCATCAACGACGTCTGTGTTAGAGCCTTCACTGACATAATGCACCAGGCGTTACTTCTCGAAAGCAGTAGTCAGAATCATAACATGGTACTGCCCACGATGTCATCGTTTCACTCGAATTTTGGTCGTGGTGGGCTACACtttggtggtggtagtggtggtggtggtggtgttggtggtggtagcagcagcagcagtggtGGTGGTACTCCTGAGCTAAATGGGCCATCATCGGCACCAGCAGTAGTACACCCAGATGATCGGACCATGTTTGTGACCTTCTCTAAGGGTTACCCGGTTTATGAGTGGGAAGTAAGGGAGTTTTTCACAAGGACTTATGGGGATTGTATCGAGTCACTGCATATGCAAGAAGTGCAGCCTAATGAGCAGTCGCTGTTCGCTCGAATTGTCTTTCACTCGGCTCCCACCATTGATGTTATACTTAATGGACACAGTAAAGCCAAGTTCACCATTAATGGGAAGCATGTTTGGATGAGGAAGTTCGTCCCGAAACGCACCAAATCTCAATTGCTGCCTCCGCTACCCAATTTGCCAGCTTCGCTGTTGGATTAG
- the LOC133797305 gene encoding protein OXIDATIVE STRESS 3 LIKE 1-like translates to MSLALQSNGEDTIRRQRFIHGMPCMSIYDSSDPKIFAGDRRIEPDMESCSSSSLGRNSGVSDESSNGEDSADDEVQSSFKGPLDTMDGLEEVLPIKRGISKFYNGKSKSFTSLSDATSVSSIKDFAKPENPYTRKRKNLIARSSLLDKNRTYSLKDLASGTSKRTASSSRSSFLLGEALNSSGNNINNEDLNSISTSPSCSRPPLHPHVKRSPTNGSSSPPQRQSPWRSFSLSDLQSVAAAASTANLRGLAISSGGDDE, encoded by the exons ATGTCGCTTGCTCTGCAGAGCAATGGAGAGGACACGATCCGACGGCAGAGATTCATCCACGGTATGCCTTGTATGTCGATCTACGACTCATCGGATCCCAAAATATTCGCCGGAGATCGGCGAATAGAGCCGGATATGGAATCTTGTAGCTCATCTTCTCTTGGGAGGAATTCCGGCGTGTCTGATGAGTCTTCCAACGGCGAAGATTCGGCCGATGATGAGGTCCAGAGCTCGTTTAAAGGACCCTTAGACACCATGGATGGGCTTGAGGAAGTTCTTCCCATCAA GAGAGGCATATCCAAGTTTTACAATGGCAAATCCAAGTCCTTCACAAGCTTGTCAGATGCTACATCTGTCTCATCTATTAAAGACTTTGCAAAGCCAGAAAATCCCTACACCAGGAAGCGCAAGAATTTAATAGCTCGCTCTAGCCTCTTGGACAAAAACCGGACCTACTCTTTGAAGGACCTTGCAAGCGGAACTTCTAAGAGAACAGCCAGCTCAAGTCGTAGCTCATTCCTACTTGGCGAAGCTTTGAATAGCTCAGGTAACAACATTAACAACGAGGACTTGAACTCGATTTCAACTTCTCCATCTTGCAGTCGTCCACCTTTGCATCCGCACGTTAAGCGATCACCAACAAATGGATCATCGTCACCTCCTCAACGACAATCTCCATGGCGCTCCTTCTCTTTATCCGATCTGCAgtctgttgctgctgctgcttcgACAGCTAACTTGAGAGGCTTGGCTATCTCTAGTGGAGGCGATGACGAATAA